Genomic segment of Longimicrobiales bacterium:
CGAAGTCTACCGCGCGTACGTCGGCACGTCTGCCACGGTGCGGCACCAGAGAGCGAACGCGCTCGAATGGCTCGAGCAGACGCTGGGCCGTGTCCGCTTCACTGCGCTCGAGCCCGTGCTCGACCCGGTAAACCCCGAAGACGCTGCTGTGGCGGAAGGGGCAGTGGACCTGAGTGCCGATGGCGACGCCTGGATCGCGCGTCTCTGGCAGGCGCGCGCGGGCGGTGAGTCAACCCCGATGAAGGACGTCATGGAACTGATCGAGAAGGTGCTGCTGCTGCAGCGGGTGGATCTGCTGCGCGGCGCACGCGGCGCGCAGCTCGCACTGCTCGCGTCGATTGCCGAAGAAGTCAGTGTAGCCGATGGCGCCACGATCATGGCGGCCGGCGAGCCGACTACGGCAATGTACATCGTGACGCGCGGCCGCGTGGCGCTGCATGGTGTCGGTGAGCGGCTCGAGCTGGCGACCGACGATGCGTTCGGCACATGGGCACTGATCGATGACAGCCCGAGTCCGCTCGAGGTGCAGGCGCTCGAGCCGACACGGCTGCTGCGCATCAGCCGCGCCGATTTCCACGACCTGCTCACAGACGAGCCGGAGCTGTCGCTCGCGCTGCTGCAGGGGCTCGCGCGTCGGATGCGCAGCCTCGTCACCTGAAAGGAGCCTACCCGATGGCGGGTGAGACAGTGCTGATCGTCGATGACGAAGAGATGGTGACCACCTCGCTGCGCGGGTTCCTGCAGCTCGAGACATCCTACAATGTTGTGACATCTAACGCACCGCGTCAGGCGCTCGAGATCGTGAACGACGAGCGCGTCGACGTCGTGGTTGCCGATTTCATGATGCCGGATATGGACGGTCTCGAGTTCCTGCGCCGCTGCCGCGAGGCGCGGCCGCTCATGACGCGCATACTGCTGACCGGCTATGCGGACAAGCAGAACGCGATTCGCGCGATCAACGAAGCCGGACTGTACTACTACCTGGAGAAACCGTGGAGCAACGATCATCTGCTGCT
This window contains:
- a CDS encoding response regulator; the protein is MAGETVLIVDDEEMVTTSLRGFLQLETSYNVVTSNAPRQALEIVNDERVDVVVADFMMPDMDGLEFLRRCREARPLMTRILLTGYADKQNAIRAINEAGLYYYLEKPWSNDHLLLVIRNGIERSALFSELDSRVTALEDANVELNGMRQRLMRAFL